Proteins from a genomic interval of Bradyrhizobium sp. CCBAU 53340:
- a CDS encoding outer membrane protein, whose product MIVLAMIAAATTVAEAADLSRPSYVKAPRLESALYDWSGFYLGGNAGYGVGRDPSTVGFPGFFGAPVPPPESVTQGPKGWLGGLQAGYNKQFGNLVLGIEGDWQWTGLRDAACVFVCDDETTVNVEQKLRDFGTVRGRVGYAAGSTLFYLTGGFAVGRLDTNVGLVRALEGTANAASFRHTLTGGTVGGGIETALFGNWTGKVEYLYMDLGGVSDSFTTATPGGRITTQVTSDIRDHIVRAGLNYRFGGLGQGSLDAGLRAAATRLHDWTGFYVGANAGYGVGHDPASFTHATVLGTGFPETFTLAPGGWLGGGQAGYNWQTSQWVLGVETDIQGAGQVDTACVSACELTFSTGTTLERKLNWFGTTRGQLGYATGPALLYITGGAAYGQVRTSITDLGGPGIVSTASASHIKGGWTMGGGIEGAISGPWSAKLEYLYVDLGNVSDTFATPAAFSPPLRTTTVSSSVRDHVFRAGLNYRFGG is encoded by the coding sequence TTGATTGTCCTGGCCATGATCGCCGCTGCAACGACGGTTGCCGAAGCGGCCGATCTGTCACGCCCCTCCTATGTCAAGGCGCCGCGACTGGAGAGCGCGCTCTACGACTGGAGCGGGTTCTATCTCGGTGGCAATGCCGGCTATGGCGTCGGCCGTGATCCCAGCACGGTGGGTTTCCCGGGCTTCTTCGGAGCGCCGGTCCCGCCGCCGGAATCGGTGACTCAAGGCCCCAAGGGATGGCTGGGTGGTCTTCAGGCCGGCTACAACAAACAGTTTGGCAATCTGGTCCTCGGTATCGAGGGCGACTGGCAGTGGACCGGGCTGCGGGATGCAGCCTGCGTTTTCGTGTGCGACGACGAAACCACCGTCAATGTCGAGCAGAAGCTGCGGGACTTTGGCACGGTGCGCGGCCGTGTCGGCTATGCGGCCGGCAGCACGCTGTTTTATCTGACCGGTGGTTTTGCTGTCGGCAGGCTTGATACGAACGTCGGACTGGTACGCGCGCTGGAGGGGACGGCGAACGCGGCGAGCTTCAGGCACACATTGACCGGTGGTACGGTCGGCGGGGGCATCGAGACGGCGCTATTTGGAAATTGGACCGGTAAGGTCGAGTATCTCTACATGGATCTCGGCGGAGTGTCCGACTCGTTCACGACTGCTACGCCGGGTGGCCGGATCACCACACAGGTCACCAGCGACATTCGCGACCACATTGTTCGGGCCGGTCTGAACTATCGTTTCGGCGGCCTCGGGCAAGGCAGCCTGGATGCGGGCCTGCGTGCGGCTGCAACGCGTCTTCACGACTGGACCGGCTTTTATGTCGGCGCCAACGCAGGCTATGGCGTTGGCCACGACCCCGCAAGCTTTACCCATGCGACCGTTTTGGGGACTGGATTTCCGGAAACATTCACCTTGGCGCCCGGTGGATGGCTGGGTGGCGGACAGGCCGGCTACAATTGGCAGACGTCCCAATGGGTGCTCGGCGTCGAGACCGACATCCAGGGCGCGGGCCAGGTCGATACTGCTTGTGTCAGCGCCTGCGAGCTCACCTTCAGCACGGGGACGACGCTCGAGCGGAAGCTCAACTGGTTTGGAACGACACGCGGGCAGCTCGGCTACGCCACTGGTCCAGCCTTGCTCTATATCACCGGTGGTGCCGCCTATGGACAGGTGCGCACGAGCATCACCGATCTCGGCGGTCCTGGGATCGTTTCGACGGCGAGTGCGAGCCACATCAAGGGCGGCTGGACGATGGGCGGCGGCATCGAGGGAGCCATTTCCGGTCCATGGAGCGCGAAGCTCGAATACCTCTACGTGGATCTCGGGAATGTCTCCGACACATTCGCGACGCCGGCGGCATTCAGTCCTCCGCTCCGGACCACGACGGTCTCCAGCAGCGTGCGCGATCACGTCTTCCGCGCCGGCCTCAACTACCGGTTCGGCGGGTAG